The Solenopsis invicta isolate M01_SB chromosome 12, UNIL_Sinv_3.0, whole genome shotgun sequence genome window below encodes:
- the LOC105196010 gene encoding palmitoyltransferase ZDHHC16A isoform X1 has translation MAKIQWSLAKAPSVLRISLKQRWRRLQIVFKSLFYNDFLNWSYACDILMEPMFWFVENFTSFLGPVFVIMVSLLTVSIVYIAYYVGLPWWWERSPLMTIILLLVGNWLLVNVCFHYYMGVTVPAGNPPQGGLIPEAVSICKKCIKPKPPRTHHCSVCNKCILKMDHHCPWLNNCVGHYNHRHFFMYMVYTVVGVTFIMIFGVQLAYEDFFSDQEPELDGHPVRLNNSEIIPLTESLDHLSKEELAEIARQAAETEAKEWRHRLIIFAGLICVATFAALGALAWWHAGLISRGETSIEAHINNAELKKHRAQNKFYQNPYDFGPRENWRLFLGTKNRSWWYILFPSIHGPYGDGLTWRTIHDSKIS, from the exons ATGGCAAAGATACAGTGGTCCTTGGCGAAGGCGCCAAGTGTTCTTCg GATTAGTTTAAAACAGAGGTGGCGACGACTCCAAATTGTCTTCAAATCCCTGTTCTACAATGACTTCTTGAATTGGAGTTACGCCTGTGATATACTTATGGAACCCATGTTCTGGTTTGTCGAGAACTTTACTTCCTTTTTGGGTCCG GTGTTCGTGATAATGGTGAGCCTGCTAACTGTCAGCATTGTATACATTGCGTACTACGTGGGCCTACCCTGGTGGTGGGAACGGAGTCCACTGATGACGATAATCTTATTGCTAGTTGGAAACTGGTTGCTGGTTAATGTCTGCTTTCATTATTATATGGGCGTAACTGTGCCAGCAGGCAATCCACCACAGGGAGGCCTTATTCCAGAGGCTGTGAGCATCTGCAAGAAGTGCATCAAGCCAAAACCACCCAGAACACATCATTGTTCTGTCTGTAACAAGTGTATTCTCAAGATGGATCATCATTGTC CTTGGTTAAACAATTGTGTCGGCCATTACAATCATCGGCACTTTTTCATGTATATGGTTTACACCGTAGTTGGTGTTACGTTCATTATGATATTCGGCGTGCAACTCGCCTATGAGGACTTCTTTTCTGATCAAGAACCGGAATTGGACGGTCATCCAGTGCGCCTCAATAATTCGGAAATAATTCCACTG ACGGAATCGTTGGATCACTTAAGTAAGGAGGAGCTGGCAGAAATAGCAAGACAAGCGGCGGAAACTGAGGCCAAAGAATGGCGACacagattaataatttttgcggGTCTGATATGTGTCGCCACATTTGCAGCACTGGGTGCCCTAGCCTGGTGGCACGCAGGTCTCATTAGCCGAGGAGAGACTAGCATCGAGGCACATATCAATAATGCGGAGTTGAAGAAGCATCGAGCTCAAAATAAGTTTTATCAGAATCCTTACGATTTCGGGCCAAGAGAAAACTGGAGATTGTTCTTAGGAACAAAAAATAg GAGCTGGTGgtatattttatttccatcgATCCATGGCCCTTACGGCGATGGACTTACATGGCGAACTATTCATGATAGCAAAATCTcttga
- the LOC105196044 gene encoding serine proteinase stubble, with translation MDFRPVLVSIFLIFYVTSVQSTDNGSSKKNSGRVQRSSNILNVLFLQPSNGNQNRNLFLPNGFPSEPFTVVLPDNYRIIDLPNPSSLSNGFTSQASNKVFPNYDHFRNSNRNPLVLSNGFVSQTSDIVFPHSNYNFFYNSNSNRNPLHSLPRPVVQEPYAPRPYYYTSTPTLVSNTPIFNTSIPLNNNFTSYTYSTPNTPPSSYLPVNTSVPLDNNFTSHTSTLETSPILRKAMFNTSVSLNNNFTSDNSTLETSPILHKAMFNTSISLNNNFTTLDNSTPETFSISPSSSSDDLSSSNIRTVRRISELKCDEYVDEIVGNTTESFEHEFEFLNNISTCETKYSLSTVGITVVGGVPARRGEFPHMVALGRFNSDKFILMCGGTLISHTWILSAAHCTHGPNGGPTHARIGIHNLTDQIGMRVAIKNITRHPDYKPPILYADIALIQLMNDVTFDSSIRPACLFQQHDTVPEEAWISGWGITEFYGEISDELQKVKLDLIENSLCSTKYNNSVQVPHGITLNMLCAGDSISDWSKDSCQGDSGGPLQILYPDKPCIYQVMGITSFGIGCAVSEIPGIYTKVSHYLPWIEEHVWPQGQ, from the exons ataatggCTCTTCGAAGAAGAACTCGGGCAGAGTTCAACGTAGTTCGAATATATTGAACGTTCTTTTCTTGCAACCATCAAATGGCAaccaaaatagaaatttattcttGCCCAACGGTTTTCCATCAGAACCTTTCACTGTAGTCCTCCCtgataattatcgaattatcgaTTTACCTAATCCTTCGTCCTTGTCAAATGGTTTTACATCACAGGCTTCCAATAAAGTTTTTCCTAACTATGATCATTTTCGTAATAGTAATAGGAATCCTTTAGTTTTGTCGAATGGCTTTGTATCCCAAACTTCCGATATAGTCTTTCCTcatagtaattataattttttttataacagtaatagtAATAGAAATCCTTTACACAGTTTACCAAGACCTGTGGTACAGGAACCTTACGCACCACGACCATATTATTATACATCGACACCTACATTAGTATCTAATACACCAATATTTAACACATCAATAccacttaataataattttacatcttaCACTTATTCTACTCCTAATACTCCTCCAAGCTCATATCTACCAGTTAATACATCTGTTCcacttgataataattttacatctcaTACCTCTACTCTTGAAACTTCTCCAATTTTACGTAAAGCAATGTTTAATACATCAGTATCacttaataacaattttacatcTGATAATTCTACTCTTGAAACTTCTCCAATTTTACATAAAGCAATGTTTAATACATCAATATCacttaataacaattttacaacACTTGATAATTCTACTCCTGAAACTTTTTCAATCTCACCCTCATCATCGTCGGATGATCTATCATCCAGTAACATTAGGACAGTGAGAAGAATATCAGAACTTA agtGTGACGAATATGTGGACGAAATTGTGGGCAATACCACGGAATCATTTGAGCATGAgtttgaatttttgaacaatatcAGTACATGCGAGACTAAATACAGTTTAAGTACCGTCGGAATCACGGTGGTTGGTGGCGTCCCGGCTCGGAGAGGCGAGTTTCCTCACATGGTCGCTCTGGGTAGATTCAATTCTGACAAGTTCATTCTGATGTGCGGTGGCACGCTGATTTCACATACTTGGATACTTTCCGCTGCGCATTGCACTCATGGGCCAAA TGGCGGTCCAACTCACGCAAGAATAGGTATTCACAACTTAACAGATCAGATAGGCATGAGGgttgctattaaaaatattacaagacaTCCAGATTACAAACCACCCATATTATATGCCGACATAGCTCTGATACAACTAATGAACGATGTCACGTTTGATTCATCCATACGACCTGCGTGTCTGTTTCAACAACACGATACCGTGCCTGAAGAAGCTTGGATTAGCGGCTGGGGTATCACTGAATTTT atGGAGAAATAAGCGATGAATTGCAAAAGGTTAAATTGGATCTGATAGAAAATTCGTTATGTTCAACAAAATACAACAATTCTGTACAAGTTCCACACGGCATCACATTGAATATGCTTTGTGCTGGCGATTCTATCAGCGACTGGAGCAAAGACTCTTGTCAAGGAGATTCCGGTGGTCCTCTGCAAATACTATATCCTGATAAACCTTGTATCTACCAAGTAATGGGTATCACCAGCTTCGGTATAGGCTGCGCCGTATCCGAAATCCCTGGTATTTATACTAAAGTGTCCCACTATCTCCCATGGATCGAAGAGCATGTCTGGCCGCAAGGACAATAA
- the LOC105196010 gene encoding palmitoyltransferase ZDHHC16A isoform X2: MVSLLTVSIVYIAYYVGLPWWWERSPLMTIILLLVGNWLLVNVCFHYYMGVTVPAGNPPQGGLIPEAVSICKKCIKPKPPRTHHCSVCNKCILKMDHHCPWLNNCVGHYNHRHFFMYMVYTVVGVTFIMIFGVQLAYEDFFSDQEPELDGHPVRLNNSEIIPLTESLDHLSKEELAEIARQAAETEAKEWRHRLIIFAGLICVATFAALGALAWWHAGLISRGETSIEAHINNAELKKHRAQNKFYQNPYDFGPRENWRLFLGTKNRSWWYILFPSIHGPYGDGLTWRTIHDSKIS; encoded by the exons ATGGTGAGCCTGCTAACTGTCAGCATTGTATACATTGCGTACTACGTGGGCCTACCCTGGTGGTGGGAACGGAGTCCACTGATGACGATAATCTTATTGCTAGTTGGAAACTGGTTGCTGGTTAATGTCTGCTTTCATTATTATATGGGCGTAACTGTGCCAGCAGGCAATCCACCACAGGGAGGCCTTATTCCAGAGGCTGTGAGCATCTGCAAGAAGTGCATCAAGCCAAAACCACCCAGAACACATCATTGTTCTGTCTGTAACAAGTGTATTCTCAAGATGGATCATCATTGTC CTTGGTTAAACAATTGTGTCGGCCATTACAATCATCGGCACTTTTTCATGTATATGGTTTACACCGTAGTTGGTGTTACGTTCATTATGATATTCGGCGTGCAACTCGCCTATGAGGACTTCTTTTCTGATCAAGAACCGGAATTGGACGGTCATCCAGTGCGCCTCAATAATTCGGAAATAATTCCACTG ACGGAATCGTTGGATCACTTAAGTAAGGAGGAGCTGGCAGAAATAGCAAGACAAGCGGCGGAAACTGAGGCCAAAGAATGGCGACacagattaataatttttgcggGTCTGATATGTGTCGCCACATTTGCAGCACTGGGTGCCCTAGCCTGGTGGCACGCAGGTCTCATTAGCCGAGGAGAGACTAGCATCGAGGCACATATCAATAATGCGGAGTTGAAGAAGCATCGAGCTCAAAATAAGTTTTATCAGAATCCTTACGATTTCGGGCCAAGAGAAAACTGGAGATTGTTCTTAGGAACAAAAAATAg GAGCTGGTGgtatattttatttccatcgATCCATGGCCCTTACGGCGATGGACTTACATGGCGAACTATTCATGATAGCAAAATCTcttga